The Crocinitomicaceae bacterium genome includes a region encoding these proteins:
- the ccsA gene encoding cytochrome c biogenesis protein CcsA: MDKLLRRIFSMSLMAVALFAFFAVIGYATIYENDFGRLAAQKHIYRTLWFELILFYLSLSLIFNIYRYNLFKLSKIGSLTFHLSLLVIVAGAYTTRKIGYEGNMRIREGQASNELLSSDTYFQALVHDFNKQYRVDVPVMLDTNVYNRKDDGSPDYGHNYFDHEVDFPGQDQSIKFEFVDFIPNIKDTLIETQTGDAWLELVTVGEQGRDYNYIKSSEVLSTGGIFIGFNDTSAFSLVNIQSSDSGLVIIADADIQYYQMSDSTEGVLSADTVHSLTFGRLYNVEGTRFVLRNYFKHGELQYVSAQSGERGPDGLLMKVSQGELTKEILLPGGLGIYPKLIKFTLGDLNYELAWGSRIIELPFSLFLNDFQMERYPGTNNPSSFASEVTVLDHATGQQFDHRIFMNHVLDYGGYRFFQSSYDPDERGTILSVNYDKPGTLITYIGYFLLGLGFILNLFARNGRFRYLVRKTKELDMKKVSLALLFMLGVFSSGSLMAQPENIIDKEHADQFSRLIVQDFKGRQKPVHTVALEILRKVYRADKYKGLSATQVFLGIHSNKEEWATEPLIAIPNDQIGKKLNLPEGNNRACVSDFLDMDGNYLLYDDVIAAQLKRPADQNKYDKDILKTDERFNVLIGVFSGYYLKIFPMPADSNNTWYSPFDPAAPFTGEDAEVLGLITMRYFEGIQMGYETGDWSQANLGIQVIREFQRAAAPPEIMPSDQLVNLEIMYNEMNLFKRLNYGHLIIGFLMLIVGFVSVFLKKDSMKWPLRIGFIIVLLMTILHGSGLGMRWYISGHAPWSNGYEAMVFIGFITAVVTLIFYRLNTIVLGAGSILTWLMLFVAHMNNMDPDISPLVPVLQSYWLMIHVAVITASYAFLGIAAILALVNFLLFCFVNDHNKASIRVNAQQITYIIEIAIIVGLFLLTVGTFLGGVWANESWGRYWGWDAKETWALASVVIYAMILHFRFIPRMQGVFTMNIAALWGYSSIIMTFFGVNYYLSGLHSYAQGDRIPIEMWVPITVFLLICLCILSYLRYRLFLKSADGKHSD, translated from the coding sequence ATGGACAAACTACTCCGACGTATATTCTCAATGTCACTGATGGCGGTGGCTTTGTTCGCTTTTTTTGCGGTAATCGGGTATGCTACAATTTATGAAAATGACTTTGGCAGACTAGCGGCTCAAAAACATATTTATCGCACTCTTTGGTTTGAATTGATTCTGTTCTATCTCTCATTGAGTCTGATTTTCAATATCTACCGGTATAATTTGTTCAAACTAAGTAAAATTGGCTCCTTGACTTTTCACCTGTCTTTGTTGGTGATTGTTGCCGGTGCTTATACAACGCGTAAAATTGGTTATGAGGGCAACATGCGCATTCGTGAAGGGCAAGCCTCTAATGAATTATTGAGCTCTGATACCTATTTTCAAGCGCTGGTGCATGATTTCAATAAACAATACAGAGTAGATGTACCAGTAATGCTTGATACCAATGTCTACAATAGAAAAGATGATGGTTCACCTGATTATGGTCATAATTACTTTGATCATGAAGTTGATTTTCCCGGACAAGATCAATCAATAAAATTTGAATTCGTTGATTTTATTCCCAACATCAAAGATACCCTCATTGAAACCCAGACAGGTGATGCATGGCTTGAATTGGTAACGGTTGGTGAACAGGGCAGAGATTATAATTATATCAAATCAAGTGAGGTATTATCCACCGGTGGAATCTTTATTGGGTTTAATGATACATCTGCCTTTTCTCTTGTAAATATTCAGTCCTCTGACTCTGGTTTGGTTATCATTGCAGATGCTGATATTCAATATTACCAAATGAGTGATTCTACTGAAGGAGTTTTGTCTGCAGATACTGTGCACTCGCTTACTTTTGGTCGTTTATACAATGTTGAAGGTACGCGCTTTGTATTGCGTAATTATTTTAAGCACGGTGAATTGCAATATGTTTCTGCACAGTCCGGTGAGCGTGGTCCTGATGGTTTATTGATGAAAGTTTCTCAGGGTGAACTAACGAAAGAGATTCTTTTGCCGGGTGGTTTAGGTATTTATCCAAAGCTGATCAAATTTACGCTTGGAGATTTAAATTATGAACTGGCATGGGGTTCACGCATTATTGAATTACCATTTTCACTTTTTCTGAATGATTTTCAGATGGAGCGTTATCCCGGCACCAATAATCCTTCATCATTTGCCAGTGAAGTCACGGTGCTTGATCACGCAACAGGACAACAATTTGATCATCGTATTTTTATGAACCACGTACTTGATTATGGTGGATACCGTTTTTTTCAATCGTCTTATGATCCTGATGAACGCGGCACCATTCTTTCAGTGAACTATGACAAACCGGGAACTTTGATTACATACATCGGATATTTTTTACTTGGTTTAGGTTTCATTCTCAATCTCTTTGCTCGCAACGGCCGATTCAGATATCTTGTAAGAAAAACAAAAGAATTGGATATGAAAAAAGTTTCGCTTGCACTTTTGTTCATGCTTGGAGTTTTTTCATCAGGCAGTTTGATGGCGCAACCTGAAAATATTATAGATAAAGAACATGCTGATCAGTTTTCACGTTTGATAGTACAAGATTTTAAAGGCAGACAAAAACCGGTACATACGGTAGCGCTTGAAATTTTGAGAAAAGTTTATCGGGCAGACAAATACAAAGGTTTATCAGCAACGCAAGTTTTTTTGGGTATCCATTCCAACAAAGAAGAGTGGGCAACAGAACCACTCATAGCCATTCCAAATGATCAAATTGGAAAAAAACTCAATCTGCCTGAAGGAAATAACCGTGCATGTGTATCAGATTTTTTGGATATGGATGGCAATTATTTATTGTATGATGATGTAATAGCAGCGCAACTCAAGCGTCCGGCTGATCAGAATAAATATGATAAAGACATATTAAAAACAGACGAACGTTTCAATGTATTGATTGGTGTTTTCAGTGGTTATTATTTAAAAATTTTTCCAATGCCGGCTGATTCAAACAATACCTGGTATTCGCCTTTTGATCCGGCAGCACCTTTCACCGGTGAAGATGCAGAAGTATTAGGCCTAATTACCATGCGTTATTTTGAAGGAATACAAATGGGATATGAAACCGGAGACTGGTCACAGGCCAATCTGGGAATTCAAGTCATTCGTGAGTTTCAACGCGCTGCCGCTCCGCCTGAAATTATGCCATCTGACCAGTTGGTGAATCTTGAAATCATGTACAATGAAATGAATTTATTCAAGCGGCTGAATTACGGACATTTGATCATCGGTTTCCTGATGCTGATTGTTGGGTTTGTTAGCGTGTTCCTTAAAAAGGATAGCATGAAATGGCCACTGCGTATTGGATTTATTATTGTGTTATTGATGACTATTCTGCACGGTTCAGGTTTAGGTATGCGCTGGTATATTTCAGGTCATGCACCGTGGAGTAATGGGTATGAAGCCATGGTTTTTATTGGATTTATTACGGCAGTTGTTACCTTAATTTTTTATAGATTAAATACCATTGTGCTTGGTGCGGGAAGTATTTTAACCTGGTTGATGTTGTTTGTGGCACACATGAATAATATGGATCCTGATATTAGTCCTCTTGTGCCTGTATTGCAATCATACTGGCTCATGATTCACGTGGCGGTGATCACTGCCAGTTATGCATTTCTGGGAATTGCTGCCATACTTGCGCTGGTAAACTTCTTACTCTTTTGTTTTGTGAACGATCATAATAAAGCGAGCATCCGTGTAAATGCACAACAGATTACTTACATTATTGAAATAGCTATTATTGTTGGATTATTCTTGCTAACCGTTGGTACATTCTTAGGCGGTGTATGGGCAAATGAAAGTTGGGGCAGATACTGGGGCTGGGATGCCAAAGAAACTTGGGCGCTTGCATCTGTGGTAATCTACGCCATGATTTTACACTTCAGATTTATACCTCGCATGCAGGGGGTGTTCACTATGAATATTGCAGCGCTCTGGGGTTACTCAAGTATCATCATGACATTTTTTGGCGTGAATTATTACCTCAGTGGTTTGCACTCGTATGCACAAGGTGATCGCATACCTATTGAAATGTGGGTGCCAATAACTGTTTTCCTTCTTATCTGTCTATGCATTTTATCTTATCTTCGCTATCGTTTATTTTTAAAATCGGCTGATGGGAAACATTCTGATTAA
- a CDS encoding NAD(P)H-dependent oxidoreductase, with amino-acid sequence MKKILIVHAHPEPQSFCSALKSKAESYFNAHGAEVKVTDLYQIGFNPVGGKDDFLSLSNPSYFKYQAEQTNASQHNLFCAEVKAEMEKLEWCDTLIFNFPLWWFGLPAILKGWVDRVFAMGFVYGAGKGVYDNGVYKNKIAFAVITTGGPEQAYGNTGKNGDLDTILFPIHHGMFYFAGMQVINPFISFSPVRLSDDERQKEILRFENFLAEINSAKRLY; translated from the coding sequence ATGAAAAAAATTCTCATTGTACATGCGCATCCTGAACCGCAAAGTTTTTGCAGTGCATTAAAATCTAAAGCTGAATCATACTTCAATGCACATGGGGCTGAAGTAAAAGTGACTGATTTATACCAAATAGGTTTCAACCCTGTTGGCGGTAAAGACGATTTTTTATCGTTGAGTAATCCATCCTATTTCAAATATCAGGCTGAGCAGACAAATGCTTCACAACATAATTTGTTTTGTGCTGAAGTCAAAGCAGAAATGGAAAAACTGGAATGGTGTGATACACTTATTTTCAATTTTCCGCTTTGGTGGTTTGGTTTGCCCGCAATATTAAAAGGCTGGGTTGACCGAGTTTTTGCCATGGGATTTGTCTATGGAGCCGGCAAAGGAGTTTACGACAACGGTGTGTATAAAAATAAAATAGCTTTTGCTGTAATTACCACAGGTGGGCCAGAGCAAGCATACGGTAACACAGGAAAAAATGGAGACCTGGACACCATTCTTTTTCCAATTCATCACGGCATGTTTTATTTTGCCGGTATGCAAGTGATTAATCCCTTCATCAGTTTCTCGCCTGTTCGCCTATCTGATGATGAACGACAAAAAGAAATCCTGCGATTTGAAAATTTTCTAGCAGAAATTAACTCGGCGAAGAGGTTGTATTGA
- a CDS encoding DUF1569 domain-containing protein, producing MGNILIKKDYDLIKVRIADLKRDDLPIWGKMNVGEMLCHCADQVKLATGEIHAENKSKFLTRTLVKKLILAGMKAPKGKVKTLAELDPHRLGSKPVNFDADRDYLLRKLEDFIAIADNAVHAHAVFGKLTKKQWGRLIYVHLDHHLNQFGS from the coding sequence ATGGGAAACATTCTGATTAAAAAAGATTATGACTTAATAAAAGTCCGCATTGCTGATCTCAAACGCGATGACTTGCCTATTTGGGGTAAAATGAATGTGGGTGAAATGCTTTGTCATTGTGCTGATCAGGTAAAATTGGCAACCGGTGAAATTCATGCTGAGAACAAATCAAAATTTTTAACTCGCACCTTGGTAAAAAAACTAATACTTGCAGGAATGAAGGCACCAAAAGGAAAAGTAAAAACCCTGGCAGAACTTGATCCGCACAGGTTAGGGTCAAAGCCCGTAAATTTTGATGCTGACCGCGATTATTTGCTGAGAAAACTTGAAGACTTTATTGCTATTGCTGACAACGCAGTTCACGCACATGCCGTGTTTGGAAAATTGACAAAAAAACAATGGGGCAGATTAATTTATGTGCACCTTGACCACCATTTGAATCAGTTTGGATCTTAA
- a CDS encoding TonB-dependent receptor, translated as MRKLFFLILLAWFHSQSFAQDVQLSGSIKQDSSEIPMGQFIIYSLPDSALIKGGYIDSLYFETVFDGSKGREYLIKISLVGYQDTLIWFEKTSETIHLGEIDLSSARELQTVEVVYRKPEFQRTLDGITVNVQGTTLQTLNTLFDILIASPKLSSPDGEKIEIIGRGAPLILIDRQPIITIDELRAVPASMVESIQIITNPSAKYKAQGSANGVIEVFTKNFALEGYNMNVSTSGGVNTQLMPTAGLNLGLNIKRSKFSMNGYLGASLNTSYSEGYSEASSVSDSEILYSTPFDTKNQNTWSYYQLKTAYRISETQKITAGFRGNASFSTSDANSLTSYFQNGATITNTTSSGDTRYIWMSNSGFINYQIETDTNKSYLEVNLNLVQKKGNSNGTSINEYYNFISLDSSEFSLRTESRDQPLIGELRLNYEHNFDTSGWQLRTGFTYSELLNKKAYIRFNKAGDEWIEDQFFTNSYDYKEHLGTAYVEISKDWKKVGFRVGLTAEYTGLEGYSNSLNKQFIDSLYILPFPSASILYQPTENIGLTLSYSSGIDRPQFSDYDPFIRFEDSLNISYGNPYLRPSVSHSFGFDLDLFYAYSISFWYDHNADPISEISFFNDSSFLTETTPWNALYDRSIGTDLSIPIQLDWLQGWNSMWFNYSYYSFRPEFQRSDFTNVSFGIYSYLTFILPKNFSIMNQLNIYRWASAEYLSNTQVNWGLRFTKKFLNNDLQVYLDVSNILPPKNISSSFGGNYIYRSEAQYAFTSFKLGLYYKFGRLKQATQIQESNSGQSGRI; from the coding sequence ATGCGCAAATTATTTTTTCTTATTCTGCTTGCTTGGTTTCATAGCCAAAGCTTTGCACAAGACGTTCAATTATCAGGATCAATCAAACAAGACAGTTCAGAAATTCCAATGGGGCAATTTATCATCTACTCATTGCCTGACTCTGCATTGATTAAAGGTGGTTACATTGATTCTCTTTATTTTGAAACCGTTTTTGATGGATCAAAAGGACGTGAATACCTCATTAAAATTAGTCTGGTCGGTTATCAAGACACCCTCATTTGGTTTGAGAAAACAAGTGAGACCATACACTTAGGTGAAATTGATTTGAGCTCAGCCAGAGAATTGCAAACTGTTGAAGTAGTTTATAGAAAACCTGAATTTCAGCGCACCTTAGACGGTATTACAGTCAACGTGCAAGGCACAACACTTCAAACATTAAACACCCTTTTTGATATCCTCATTGCATCACCAAAACTAAGTTCACCGGATGGAGAAAAAATAGAGATCATTGGTCGTGGAGCACCACTTATTCTCATTGACAGGCAACCCATCATTACCATTGATGAACTTCGCGCTGTGCCGGCAAGTATGGTTGAGAGTATTCAAATCATCACCAATCCATCAGCTAAATATAAGGCGCAAGGAAGTGCCAATGGAGTGATTGAAGTATTTACAAAAAACTTTGCACTGGAAGGATACAACATGAACGTAAGCACATCAGGAGGTGTAAATACGCAACTTATGCCAACAGCAGGACTCAATTTAGGACTCAACATAAAACGCAGTAAATTTTCAATGAACGGTTATTTGGGGGCAAGCTTGAATACATCATACAGTGAGGGGTATAGTGAGGCAAGTTCAGTGAGTGATTCAGAAATACTTTATAGCACCCCTTTTGACACTAAAAATCAAAACACTTGGTCGTACTATCAGCTTAAAACTGCCTATAGAATCAGTGAAACACAAAAAATCACCGCAGGTTTCAGAGGGAATGCCAGCTTCAGTACGAGTGATGCAAATTCTCTGACATCCTACTTTCAAAATGGAGCCACTATAACTAACACCACATCAAGTGGAGACACACGCTACATTTGGATGAGTAATAGCGGATTTATTAATTATCAAATTGAAACTGACACCAACAAAAGTTATCTTGAAGTCAATTTAAACTTGGTGCAAAAAAAAGGCAACTCAAACGGTACATCCATCAATGAATACTATAATTTTATATCTCTGGATTCAAGTGAATTCAGCTTGCGCACTGAGTCGCGTGATCAACCGTTGATTGGTGAGCTACGCCTCAATTATGAACATAATTTTGATACCAGCGGATGGCAACTCAGAACCGGATTTACGTATAGCGAATTGCTCAACAAAAAAGCGTACATCAGATTTAATAAGGCAGGTGATGAGTGGATTGAAGATCAGTTTTTCACTAATTCATATGATTATAAAGAACACCTTGGAACCGCTTACGTTGAAATTTCAAAAGACTGGAAAAAAGTTGGTTTTCGGGTTGGACTAACAGCTGAATATACGGGTCTTGAAGGTTACAGCAATTCTCTCAATAAACAATTCATTGATTCATTGTACATACTTCCATTTCCATCAGCCAGTATTTTATATCAACCTACAGAAAATATTGGACTTACCCTCTCCTATTCCAGCGGAATTGATCGTCCGCAGTTTTCAGATTATGATCCATTCATTCGGTTTGAAGACAGCTTGAATATATCTTACGGAAATCCCTATCTAAGACCATCTGTTTCTCACTCATTTGGTTTTGATTTAGATTTATTTTACGCGTATTCCATTTCATTCTGGTATGATCATAACGCTGACCCTATCAGTGAAATTTCTTTTTTTAATGATTCAAGTTTTTTAACTGAAACAACACCGTGGAATGCATTGTATGATCGCTCCATTGGCACAGATTTAAGCATACCCATTCAGTTAGATTGGCTGCAAGGATGGAACTCCATGTGGTTCAACTATAGCTATTATAGTTTCAGACCAGAATTTCAACGAAGTGATTTTACCAATGTGTCGTTTGGAATTTACTCATACCTAACCTTTATTTTACCTAAAAATTTTTCCATCATGAATCAATTAAATATTTATCGGTGGGCATCAGCAGAATATTTATCAAATACGCAAGTAAACTGGGGATTGAGATTTACTAAAAAATTCCTGAATAATGATTTGCAAGTTTATTTAGATGTTTCAAATATTCTACCGCCTAAAAACATATCCTCATCTTTCGGGGGAAATTATATATACCGCAGTGAAGCACAATACGCGTTCACCTCGTTCAAATTAGGATTGTATTATAAATTTGGCCGTTTGAAACAAGCAACACAAATACAGGAATCCAACTCAGGGCAATCAGGTAGAATCTAA
- a CDS encoding transketolase: MAQDTKVMNAPDQKYLTEVLNDYRIARISRECSLLGRREVLGGKAKFGIFGDGKEVAQLAMAKQFQNGDFRSGYYRDQTFMMAIGALSVKEYFAALYAHTDLEKEPASAGRQMGGHYATRSLNEDGTWKNLMAQKNSSADISPTGGQMPRLVGLALASKIYRNNTALHGMTNFTNKGNEVAFGTIGDASTSEGPFWESINAAGVLQIPLAISVWDDGYGISVPKKYQTTKSSISTALSGMQRTKDNPGYEIFKTKGWDYPHLCETYEKAIKVCREEHVPVLIHVEEVNQPQGHSTSGSHERYKSPERLQWESDMDCVEKFKSFIISAEIATKQDLDAMDEEAKKFVRDQKNLAWKEFTEEQKHDVNTVCSLLDNLAAQSVNGAFIKKISDELKKAMDPIKKDVFTAIKKSLRYLRGENLPEKQNLIQFLREREQSNFDKYSSFLYSQSAHSALKINAKPVQFNSDEMIDGRLVLRNNFDALFAKYPEILSFGEDVGKIGGVNQSMEGMQEKYGEIRVSDTGIRECTIVGQGIGLAMRGLRPIAEIQYLDYLLYAIQVMSDDLATVQYRTKGGQKAPLIISTRGHRLEGVWHSGSPMGMIINAVRGMYVCVPRNMTKAAGFYNTLLASDDAALVIEPLNGYRIKEKAPINYGDFYEPLGQVDVVNEGTDLTLLSYGSTFNICSDVIKQLAEADISVELIDAQTLIPFDLEGEVAKSLKKTGRLVIVDEDVESGATAYLLDQILVKQKGYFHLDSQPLTITAKDHRPAYGTDGDYFSKPNHETIFDEIYGMMREADPGKYPAIY, from the coding sequence ATGGCACAAGATACAAAGGTGATGAACGCACCTGACCAAAAATATCTCACTGAGGTTTTGAATGATTATAGAATTGCACGTATTTCACGTGAATGTTCATTATTAGGCAGACGTGAAGTGTTAGGTGGTAAAGCAAAATTCGGAATTTTTGGAGACGGAAAAGAAGTGGCGCAATTAGCCATGGCAAAACAATTTCAGAATGGAGATTTCAGATCAGGCTACTATCGGGATCAAACATTCATGATGGCTATTGGTGCCCTGAGTGTAAAAGAATATTTTGCCGCATTGTACGCACATACAGATCTTGAAAAAGAACCTGCATCAGCCGGAAGACAAATGGGCGGGCACTATGCAACCCGTTCATTGAATGAAGATGGTACTTGGAAAAATTTGATGGCGCAAAAAAATTCAAGCGCAGATATTTCACCAACCGGAGGTCAAATGCCTCGTTTGGTTGGTTTGGCACTGGCTTCAAAAATTTATCGCAATAACACAGCCTTACATGGCATGACCAATTTTACCAATAAAGGAAATGAGGTGGCGTTTGGCACCATTGGTGATGCCAGCACATCTGAAGGACCTTTTTGGGAATCTATCAATGCCGCAGGTGTTCTGCAAATTCCACTCGCAATTTCTGTCTGGGATGATGGCTACGGAATTTCAGTACCTAAAAAATATCAGACAACAAAAAGCTCTATATCAACCGCCTTATCAGGCATGCAGCGTACAAAAGATAATCCGGGTTATGAAATTTTCAAAACCAAAGGATGGGATTATCCTCACTTGTGTGAAACGTATGAAAAAGCAATTAAAGTTTGTCGTGAAGAACATGTGCCGGTTTTAATTCATGTTGAAGAAGTAAATCAACCTCAAGGTCACTCAACTTCAGGCTCACATGAACGTTATAAATCTCCTGAACGCTTGCAGTGGGAAAGCGATATGGATTGCGTTGAAAAATTCAAATCGTTCATCATCTCAGCTGAAATTGCAACCAAACAAGATTTGGATGCAATGGATGAAGAAGCTAAAAAATTTGTGCGTGATCAAAAAAATCTTGCTTGGAAAGAATTTACTGAAGAGCAAAAACACGATGTAAACACAGTTTGCTCATTACTAGATAATCTTGCTGCCCAAAGCGTCAATGGCGCATTCATCAAAAAAATAAGCGATGAATTAAAAAAGGCAATGGACCCAATTAAAAAAGATGTGTTCACCGCAATAAAAAAATCACTTCGGTATCTGCGAGGTGAAAATTTGCCGGAAAAACAAAATCTCATACAATTTTTGCGTGAACGTGAACAATCAAATTTTGATAAATATTCTTCATTCCTCTATTCGCAATCAGCTCATTCAGCATTAAAAATTAATGCAAAACCGGTTCAATTCAATTCAGATGAAATGATTGACGGCAGATTAGTTTTACGAAATAATTTTGATGCCCTGTTTGCAAAATATCCTGAAATATTAAGCTTTGGAGAAGATGTTGGAAAAATTGGCGGCGTGAATCAAAGTATGGAAGGCATGCAAGAAAAGTATGGTGAAATACGCGTTTCAGATACAGGTATACGTGAGTGCACTATTGTTGGACAAGGTATTGGATTAGCTATGCGCGGGCTGAGACCTATTGCAGAAATTCAGTATCTTGATTACCTACTCTACGCTATTCAGGTAATGAGTGATGATTTAGCTACTGTTCAATATCGCACCAAAGGAGGACAAAAAGCACCACTGATCATTTCAACACGTGGACACCGACTTGAAGGTGTTTGGCATTCAGGTTCACCAATGGGAATGATCATCAACGCCGTCCGCGGCATGTATGTTTGCGTGCCTCGTAACATGACTAAAGCGGCAGGTTTTTACAATACCTTGCTTGCTTCTGATGATGCAGCTTTGGTGATTGAACCACTTAACGGTTATCGCATCAAAGAAAAAGCGCCTATTAATTATGGTGATTTTTATGAGCCACTCGGTCAGGTTGACGTGGTGAATGAAGGAACTGACCTCACCCTTTTATCATACGGATCTACATTTAATATTTGTAGTGATGTGATCAAACAACTGGCTGAAGCAGATATTTCAGTTGAATTGATTGATGCGCAAACACTCATTCCATTTGATCTTGAAGGTGAAGTAGCAAAATCGCTTAAAAAAACCGGCAGACTTGTCATCGTAGATGAAGATGTTGAATCCGGTGCAACAGCTTATCTTTTGGATCAGATACTGGTAAAACAAAAAGGATATTTTCACCTTGATTCGCAACCACTCACTATCACGGCGAAAGATCATCGTCCGGCTTATGGAACAGATGGAGATTATTTTTCAAAACCCAATCATGAAACTATTTTTGATGAAATTTATGGCATGATGCGTGAGGCAGATCCGGGAAAATATCCTGCAATCTATTAA